In Streptomyces longhuiensis, the following proteins share a genomic window:
- a CDS encoding isoprenylcysteine carboxyl methyltransferase family protein, producing MIWYGLLVAAVAGERVAELVVARRNERWSAARGATASGQGHYPAMVALHTGLLGGCLCEVWLADRPFLPALAWPMLVLFAAAQALRWWCVSTLGPRWNTRVIVVPGLPLVTGGPYRWLRHPNYVAVVAEGVALPLIHTAWATATLFTLLNAALLTVRIRCENRALAASTTPAAA from the coding sequence ATGATCTGGTACGGACTGCTGGTGGCCGCCGTCGCGGGCGAGCGCGTCGCCGAACTCGTCGTCGCCCGTCGCAACGAACGGTGGAGCGCAGCCCGCGGGGCGACCGCCTCCGGGCAGGGCCACTACCCGGCGATGGTCGCGCTCCACACCGGGCTGCTGGGTGGCTGCCTCTGCGAGGTATGGCTGGCCGACCGTCCGTTTCTGCCGGCACTGGCCTGGCCGATGCTGGTCCTGTTCGCGGCTGCCCAGGCGCTGCGGTGGTGGTGTGTCAGCACGCTCGGGCCCCGCTGGAACACCCGGGTGATCGTCGTACCCGGACTGCCTCTGGTGACAGGAGGCCCGTACCGCTGGCTGCGGCACCCCAACTATGTGGCCGTCGTCGCCGAGGGCGTGGCCCTTCCGCTGATCCACACCGCCTGGGCCACTGCGACCCTGTTCACCCTGCTCAACGCCGCTCTGCTCACGGTCCGCATTCGCTGCGAGAACCGGGCCCTGGCCGCCTCGACCACGCCCGCTGCGGCGTGA
- a CDS encoding NAD(P)/FAD-dependent oxidoreductase yields MIDVLVAGGGPAGLAAAIHAALAGLETVVVEPRTAPVDKACGEGVMPSGVAALRGLGIQVTGHELRGIRYVDGRARAEACFRDRSGLGIRRTTLHAALHRRVLDLGVRMVTGKVGEVRQSADSVTAAGTTARWLIAADGLHSPVRRTVGLEMPGVKDGRYGLRRHFRVEPWTDFVEVHWSREGEAYVTPVGEDLVGVAILSRCRRSYDQHLAGFPALTASLRGAAATDVRGAGPLRQRARRRVAGRVLLVGDAAGYLDALTGEGIALGLATARAAVRCLAAGRPLEYERAWTRLTRRHRLLTGALLAAGRRPGTARLIVPVASRMPPVFSAAVHALE; encoded by the coding sequence GTGATCGACGTACTGGTGGCGGGCGGCGGGCCGGCCGGTCTGGCCGCCGCCATCCACGCGGCGCTCGCCGGCCTGGAGACAGTCGTCGTCGAACCCCGCACCGCGCCCGTGGACAAGGCCTGCGGAGAGGGCGTCATGCCGAGCGGTGTCGCCGCACTGCGAGGACTGGGCATCCAGGTCACCGGCCACGAACTGCGCGGCATCCGCTACGTGGACGGCAGGGCACGCGCCGAAGCGTGTTTCCGCGACCGTAGCGGGCTGGGAATCCGCCGTACGACGCTGCACGCCGCGCTTCACCGGCGCGTTCTCGATCTCGGCGTGCGGATGGTGACGGGCAAGGTCGGCGAAGTGCGCCAGAGTGCCGACTCGGTCACCGCGGCGGGCACGACAGCCCGCTGGCTGATCGCCGCCGACGGCCTGCACTCCCCCGTGCGGCGGACGGTGGGACTGGAGATGCCTGGCGTCAAAGACGGCCGCTACGGACTTCGCCGGCACTTCCGCGTCGAGCCATGGACCGACTTCGTGGAGGTCCACTGGTCCCGTGAGGGCGAGGCCTATGTGACACCGGTCGGCGAGGACCTGGTGGGCGTCGCGATCCTCAGCCGCTGCCGCCGCAGCTACGACCAGCACCTCGCCGGCTTTCCCGCCCTCACGGCGTCGCTCCGCGGTGCGGCCGCGACCGACGTACGTGGCGCTGGACCGCTGCGGCAGCGCGCACGGCGCAGAGTCGCCGGCCGTGTCCTGCTCGTCGGCGACGCCGCGGGCTACCTGGATGCCCTCACCGGCGAGGGCATCGCTCTCGGCCTTGCGACCGCTCGGGCGGCCGTCCGTTGCCTGGCCGCCGGACGACCGCTGGAGTACGAGCGCGCCTGGACGCGGCTGACCCGGCGCCATCGGCTGCTGACCGGCGCCCTCCTGGCCGCGGGCCGCCGTCCCGGCACCGCCCGCCTCATCGTCCCGGTGGCATCCCGGATGCCACCGGTGTTCTCCGCGGCGGTTCACGCGTTGGAGTAG
- a CDS encoding flavodoxin family protein: protein MTASSPATDAPPARYDDLRAMVINCTLKRSPETSNTQGLIDRSTAIMEAQGVHVDVIRAVDHDIATGVWPDMTEHGWETDAWPDLYRQVMAADILVLAGPIWLGDNGSVTKQVIERLYACSSLLNDAGQYAYYGRVGGCLITGNEDGVKHCAMNVLYSLQHLGYTIPPQADAGWIGEAGPGPSYLDPGSGGPENDFTNRNTTFMTWNLLHLARALKDLGGIPAYGNQRTAWDAGCRHDYENPEHR from the coding sequence ATGACCGCTTCGTCACCCGCCACCGACGCGCCTCCGGCCCGGTACGACGACCTGCGGGCGATGGTGATCAACTGCACCCTCAAACGCTCGCCGGAGACGAGCAACACCCAGGGCCTGATCGACCGCAGCACCGCGATCATGGAAGCCCAGGGCGTCCACGTCGACGTGATCCGGGCCGTCGACCACGACATCGCCACGGGCGTGTGGCCCGACATGACGGAGCACGGCTGGGAGACCGACGCCTGGCCGGACCTCTACCGGCAGGTCATGGCCGCCGACATCCTCGTGCTGGCCGGCCCGATCTGGCTGGGCGACAACGGCTCCGTGACGAAGCAGGTCATCGAACGTCTCTACGCCTGTTCCAGCCTCCTCAACGACGCAGGACAGTACGCCTACTACGGCCGCGTCGGCGGCTGCCTGATCACCGGCAACGAGGACGGCGTCAAACACTGTGCGATGAACGTCCTCTACAGCCTGCAACACCTGGGATACACCATCCCTCCCCAGGCCGACGCCGGATGGATCGGTGAGGCCGGCCCCGGCCCCTCCTACCTCGACCCGGGCTCCGGCGGCCCCGAGAACGACTTCACCAACCGCAACACCACGTTCATGACCTGGAACCTGCTGCACCTGGCCCGGGCATTGAAGGATCTCGGTGGCATCCCCGCCTACGGCAACCAGCGCACCGCCTGGGACGCCGGCTGCCGCCACGACTACGAGAACCCGGAGCACCGGTAA
- a CDS encoding transglycosylase SLT domain-containing protein has translation MPSKGKHRRIKSISLTRGLAAAGTGAAVLALPVLGATTASAAQAAPAAKSAAAPATYVVTAGDTLSKIAREHSLSGGWKKLYQDNRATIGDNPGLIYPGAKLTLGKKSPAKPADTRAYAERADRSEVRTTLAAAPAKKSYTNDLDGWIKESLDIMAQHKIPGTYEGIHRNIMRESSGNPLAINNWDSNAVAGTPSKGLLQVIDPTFIAYHVPGTSMNSYDPVANITAACNYAADKYGSIDNVNGAY, from the coding sequence ATGCCCTCAAAGGGAAAGCACCGCCGCATCAAGTCCATCTCGCTCACCCGAGGGCTCGCCGCCGCGGGCACGGGCGCGGCCGTGCTCGCTCTCCCGGTGCTCGGCGCGACCACCGCCAGCGCGGCGCAGGCCGCCCCGGCCGCGAAGAGCGCCGCGGCCCCCGCGACGTACGTCGTCACCGCGGGCGACACCCTCAGCAAGATCGCCCGAGAGCACTCTCTGAGCGGCGGCTGGAAGAAGCTGTACCAGGACAACCGAGCCACCATCGGTGACAACCCGGGGCTGATCTACCCCGGTGCCAAGCTCACGCTCGGCAAGAAGAGCCCCGCCAAGCCCGCGGACACCAGGGCGTACGCCGAGCGGGCCGACCGCTCCGAGGTCCGGACCACTCTCGCCGCTGCCCCGGCGAAGAAGTCCTACACCAACGACCTCGACGGCTGGATCAAGGAGTCGCTCGACATCATGGCCCAGCACAAGATTCCCGGCACCTACGAGGGCATCCACCGCAACATCATGCGCGAGTCCTCCGGCAACCCGCTGGCCATCAACAACTGGGACTCCAACGCTGTCGCGGGAACCCCGTCCAAGGGACTCCTGCAGGTCATCGACCCCACGTTCATCGCCTACCACGTGCCCGGCACCTCGATGAACAGCTACGACCCGGTCGCCAACATCACCGCCGCATGCAACTACGCGGCCGACAAGTACGGCTCGATCGACAACGTGAACGGCGCGTACTGA